The DNA region AGGCTGTAATTCGACATTCAATTTTATCACATCTAAATGAATGTAGAAAGTCTGAGACAGGATAGCCCTATTTCCCATAATCTCTTTATAAATTGCTTTATTTTTTGTGCCAAGATTCCATTTTACTGAACAGTATGGATATTATCCATAAAATGTATTTCCAGCTTTCTATAACATATGCGCCAGCCATGATCCGTTTTTACGAGTTCATCAGAAAAAGCCCCAGCTACATATAAAGATTGATTGGGTATACCAACGTCAATTCTCCCCTTATGTGTAGCCCATAAATCTGTTCTTGCGCTGGCCTCATTACCTATTATTTCAACAACAGGATTTCCCATTAGATGTTGCCAATTAGAAAAACTACTCATGTTACCGTTATGAACGCCGTCTCCGCGCATAATTTTAATCATGTTTTGATAGTTTGTTGG from Rhizosphaericola mali includes:
- a CDS encoding nuclear transport factor 2 family protein, with protein sequence MEIEKKLQYLLDRFEIQDVITKYSFGQDLHQGEDRNVQEVWKDVFTDDAVLDFQAAGNPPTNYQNMIKIMRGDGVHNGNMSSFSNWQHLMGNPVVEIIGNEASARTDLWATHKGRIDVGIPNQSLYVAGAFSDELVKTDHGWRICYRKLEIHFMDNIHTVQ